From Chryseobacterium shandongense, the proteins below share one genomic window:
- a CDS encoding porin: protein MKKILIIIGLALINNSLYSQGSPDYGNGLKINLNQQGDKYIRFILWDQFWVRNTDMNPGSMVGGEATDNSWSLGNRRLRALAYAQVSKRYMILAHFGINNQTFINGGASGTSGTGGYGNGKKPQMFFHDAWNEYAVVLPGEAGKFSLSLGAGLHYYMGLSRMTMGSTLNFLTVDSPIFSWPLIDNSDQFARQLGMFAKGKYGKLEYRFSLNKPFATDLIPANVTDPANAVAVDNNGNPNFSKAGYIEYQFLDEESNLLPFKVGSYLGTKKVFNVGAGFYHQKDGTRTSVNSNIEKHDITLVAVDAFADIPLGNAKNKMAVSAYAGYYNYQFGPNYIRNIGIMNIASSDPNFVGSRAIAGPGNLQPTIGTGNIIYAQAGLLLPSQAEKPKIRIQPFAAYTHKNFEAFDKSSTQFDVGANWFIDGHHAKITTQYSTRPVYTNPTENPSSKGEFIIQFQIYL from the coding sequence ATGAAGAAAATACTTATAATCATTGGATTGGCATTAATTAACAATTCTTTATACTCGCAAGGTTCACCTGATTACGGAAACGGATTAAAAATAAATCTCAACCAGCAAGGTGATAAATACATCCGATTCATCTTATGGGATCAGTTTTGGGTGAGAAATACGGATATGAATCCGGGAAGTATGGTTGGCGGAGAAGCTACTGATAACTCATGGAGCTTAGGAAACAGAAGGCTTCGTGCACTAGCGTATGCCCAGGTTTCTAAAAGATATATGATTTTGGCTCATTTTGGAATTAATAATCAGACATTTATCAATGGTGGCGCTTCAGGAACTTCAGGAACAGGAGGATACGGAAATGGGAAAAAACCACAGATGTTTTTTCATGATGCCTGGAACGAATATGCTGTAGTTTTACCCGGAGAAGCCGGAAAATTCAGTTTATCTTTAGGGGCAGGTTTGCATTATTACATGGGGCTTTCAAGGATGACAATGGGTTCTACATTGAATTTCCTTACGGTCGACTCCCCTATTTTCTCCTGGCCTTTAATTGACAATTCCGACCAGTTTGCAAGACAGCTTGGTATGTTTGCCAAAGGAAAATACGGTAAGCTGGAATATCGTTTCAGTTTAAACAAACCTTTTGCAACAGACCTTATCCCTGCGAATGTTACAGACCCCGCCAATGCCGTTGCAGTAGACAACAACGGAAATCCCAACTTTTCAAAAGCAGGATATATCGAATATCAGTTTTTGGATGAAGAATCCAACCTTTTACCTTTTAAAGTAGGTTCATATTTGGGAACGAAGAAAGTTTTCAATGTAGGTGCCGGCTTTTATCATCAGAAAGATGGAACAAGGACTTCAGTTAATTCAAATATTGAAAAACATGATATTACGCTTGTAGCCGTCGATGCTTTTGCAGATATTCCTCTAGGAAATGCCAAAAACAAAATGGCCGTTTCAGCTTATGCCGGGTATTACAATTATCAATTCGGCCCGAATTACATTAGAAACATCGGTATTATGAATATTGCATCTTCAGACCCAAACTTCGTTGGAAGCAGGGCGATTGCAGGCCCGGGAAATCTTCAACCAACCATAGGAACGGGGAATATCATCTACGCACAAGCCGGACTGCTGCTTCCAAGCCAGGCCGAAAAACCTAAAATCAGAATTCAGCCTTTTGCAGCATATACGCATAAGAACTTTGAAGCTTTCGATAAGTCTTCAACACAATTCGATGTTGGTGCCAACTGGTTTATTGATGGTCATCACGCAAAAATCACCACGCAATACTCCACAAGACCGGTTTATACCAACCCAACGGAAAACCCGTCCTCAAAAGGAGAATTCATTATACAGTTTCAGATTTACTTATAA
- a CDS encoding MFS transporter, translating to MSENNNISYENMTERQKNRTIWSVITASSLGTLIEWYDFYIFGSLAVVLATKFFPADNPTAAFLSTLATFAAGFVVRPFGALFFGRLGDIIGRKYTFLVTLLIMGFSTFLIGCIPSYETIGFLAPVLVLILRLLQGLALGGEYGGAATYVAEYAQPGRRGYWTSWIQTTATAGLFISLIVILVTKTTLSAEEFDGWGWRIPFWISILMVGVSYIIRRNMKESPLFAKAKSEGKTSKNPLKESFGNKLNFKFVLLALFGAAMGQGVIWYTGQFYAMSFLQKVMNVESAQVDSLMATALFLGTPFFVFFGWLSDKIGRKAVMMTGMLIAILAYRPIYDSMFKSVNLENKTVAADGISEKRTVKIHDKIATDSLITFHKETLFTDGTLVKKDSIVHWSANGPVMKDGKAEEPKVTQTIKLADNTKWYLIFMVFIQVIFVTMVYGPIAAFLVEMFPVRIRYTSMSLPYHIGNGVFGGLLPAVATYLVTTGKEAGHATWYLEGLWYPIGVAGVCLLIGLFYLKNKNNNIHD from the coding sequence ATGAGCGAAAACAATAACATAAGCTACGAGAACATGACCGAAAGGCAAAAGAATCGTACGATCTGGAGTGTCATTACAGCGTCATCACTCGGAACTCTCATAGAATGGTATGATTTCTATATTTTTGGAAGTCTTGCTGTAGTTTTGGCAACGAAATTTTTTCCGGCTGATAATCCTACCGCCGCATTTTTATCTACTTTGGCAACTTTTGCAGCAGGATTTGTGGTAAGGCCTTTCGGAGCGTTATTCTTCGGAAGACTTGGGGATATTATCGGAAGAAAATATACGTTTCTGGTAACGTTATTGATCATGGGATTTTCAACCTTTCTTATCGGATGTATTCCAAGTTATGAAACCATCGGATTTTTAGCACCAGTTTTAGTTTTAATTTTAAGATTATTACAAGGTTTGGCGCTTGGTGGAGAATACGGAGGAGCCGCAACCTATGTAGCAGAATACGCACAGCCGGGAAGAAGAGGCTACTGGACTTCCTGGATTCAGACAACAGCAACGGCTGGGCTTTTCATTTCCCTCATTGTTATTTTAGTAACCAAAACTACCCTTTCCGCGGAAGAATTTGATGGTTGGGGCTGGAGAATTCCTTTCTGGATATCAATTTTAATGGTCGGCGTTTCTTATATTATCCGAAGAAATATGAAAGAATCTCCGCTGTTTGCAAAAGCTAAAAGTGAGGGTAAAACTTCAAAAAATCCTTTAAAAGAAAGCTTTGGAAACAAATTAAACTTCAAATTTGTTTTATTGGCATTGTTCGGGGCTGCGATGGGACAAGGTGTAATTTGGTACACCGGTCAGTTTTACGCCATGAGCTTCCTTCAGAAAGTAATGAACGTAGAATCTGCACAGGTAGATTCCTTAATGGCCACCGCACTTTTTCTGGGAACACCGTTTTTTGTATTCTTCGGATGGCTTTCCGATAAAATCGGACGAAAAGCCGTGATGATGACAGGAATGCTGATTGCTATTTTAGCATACAGACCTATTTATGACAGCATGTTTAAAAGTGTTAATCTCGAGAATAAAACAGTTGCAGCAGACGGAATTTCAGAGAAAAGAACGGTAAAAATTCACGATAAAATTGCTACGGATAGCTTAATTACTTTCCATAAAGAAACCCTATTCACAGATGGAACTTTGGTAAAAAAAGACAGTATTGTCCACTGGTCTGCCAACGGACCGGTAATGAAAGACGGAAAAGCCGAAGAGCCTAAGGTTACGCAAACGATAAAATTAGCAGACAATACAAAATGGTATCTTATTTTTATGGTTTTCATACAGGTGATTTTCGTAACGATGGTGTACGGTCCAATTGCCGCTTTTCTGGTAGAAATGTTCCCGGTGAGAATCCGTTACACGTCAATGTCATTACCTTATCATATCGGAAACGGTGTTTTCGGAGGACTACTTCCTGCTGTTGCAACCTATCTGGTGACCACCGGAAAAGAAGCGGGACATGCAACATGGTACCTTGAAGGACTATGGTATCCTATAGGTGTTGCAGGAGTCTGTTTGCTTATCGGATTATTTTATCTGAAAAACAAGAATAACAATATTCATGATTAA
- a CDS encoding DUF6814 family protein has translation MNGLKKILGILWIIIALVVGYFGITVMGIPKITSGKQEDLVFGIIILFILMPIISGGMAIFGYYSLKGEYSDDNV, from the coding sequence ATGAACGGACTGAAAAAAATATTAGGTATCCTTTGGATCATAATCGCCCTTGTAGTGGGATATTTCGGAATCACCGTAATGGGAATCCCTAAAATCACCTCGGGAAAACAGGAAGATCTGGTTTTCGGAATTATTATCCTCTTTATACTCATGCCGATAATTTCTGGCGGAATGGCCATTTTCGGATACTATTCTTTAAAGGGAGAATATTCTGATGACAATGTTTAA
- a CDS encoding ATP-binding protein, which translates to MSSFALFTVVLFYLALLFLVAHLAEKKRSKFWIDNPYIYALSLAVYCTAWTYYGSIGVAATSGLNYLPIYVGPITIIPAWIYINTRIVRISRVNKISSLADFISLRYGNSRSFSAIITIVCLLAIVPYIGLQIKAISETFHLVTETAMSENILTDNATFVVILIALFSSYYGTRYVDASEKRLGIISAIALESFLKLFFIIILGLFVIYFVFDGLSDIYTKASQFKDFKAKNTFNGIEGAINWMILCMISGTAICVLPRQFHTAIVENRKEKHIKTAIWFFPLYLLIFTLFIFPIAWGGRLIFDGQNVNPEFYSILIPQHFDNTIITVLVFLGGLSSCISMIIISAITLSIMLSNNLIIPYGLLGKFKSENEIQNTRNITNIRKFSIFALIIMAFAFYKYFILKTSLDSVGLISFVVIAQLAPAFFGAIFWRRGSYKGAVTGLIAGLIICYFGLIIPQYYFSYNQEFKGVLRDMYNFFDFFTIPYLDRIPQIFFWSLLVNGGLFAIISVSIKGNYRERNFAELYVDIDKYIQNHENAFIWRGKAYVSDIKNILERFLGKDKTEQALRIFNLKYGIDSQTETADSRFIKFSENLLAGRIGTASAKILIEGVTKEDKISLKEVLNILEESKENISLNKKLTEQSEELQKLSNDLRNANENLIIKDRQKDDFLDSVAHELRTPITAIRSAGEILADDDDIPPEIKKEFLNNIITESDRLSEIINDILYLDKLEHGDITLHISENNILETYKKALNPLLHLIQNKKIHLSEVNLLNEFLFEYDEARMIQLFQNILGNALKFTDEQGTIQTKLSEKDNELIIKVFNTGKHIPEEDLEMIFDKFYQSKNQNILKPTGSGLGLAICKKIAEAQGGTIKAENSGLGVTFTVTLPNGNRE; encoded by the coding sequence ATGAGTAGTTTCGCTTTATTCACTGTCGTATTATTTTACCTGGCGCTTTTGTTTTTAGTTGCTCATCTGGCGGAGAAAAAAAGGAGCAAATTCTGGATTGATAATCCATACATCTATGCACTTTCCCTTGCCGTTTATTGTACGGCATGGACCTATTACGGCAGCATAGGCGTTGCAGCTACAAGCGGACTTAACTATCTTCCAATCTATGTCGGTCCTATTACCATTATTCCTGCCTGGATTTATATCAATACAAGAATTGTTAGGATTTCCAGGGTTAATAAAATAAGCAGCCTTGCAGATTTTATTTCTCTAAGGTACGGAAACAGCAGAAGCTTCAGTGCAATCATTACCATTGTATGTCTTCTTGCGATTGTTCCATACATCGGATTGCAGATCAAAGCGATTTCCGAGACCTTTCACCTCGTTACGGAAACTGCTATGTCTGAAAATATTCTTACGGATAATGCCACTTTTGTAGTTATTCTTATTGCATTATTTTCTTCCTATTATGGAACGAGATATGTTGATGCTTCCGAAAAAAGACTGGGAATTATCTCCGCAATTGCCCTTGAAAGTTTCCTGAAACTTTTCTTCATTATTATCCTGGGACTTTTTGTGATTTATTTTGTTTTTGATGGTCTTTCTGATATTTATACAAAGGCAAGTCAGTTTAAAGATTTTAAAGCTAAAAATACCTTCAACGGCATTGAAGGCGCCATTAACTGGATGATTTTGTGCATGATCTCCGGAACAGCAATCTGTGTGCTTCCGAGACAATTTCATACCGCAATTGTAGAAAACAGGAAGGAAAAACATATCAAAACAGCGATCTGGTTTTTCCCTCTCTATCTTTTGATCTTCACCCTGTTTATTTTCCCGATTGCATGGGGCGGAAGATTAATTTTTGACGGGCAAAATGTGAACCCTGAGTTTTATTCTATTTTAATTCCCCAGCATTTTGACAACACAATTATTACTGTTCTGGTTTTTCTGGGAGGTTTAAGCTCGTGCATCTCCATGATTATTATTTCTGCAATTACCTTATCTATCATGCTTTCCAATAATCTTATTATTCCATACGGATTGCTGGGAAAATTTAAATCGGAAAATGAAATTCAGAATACGCGGAATATTACCAATATCAGGAAATTCAGCATTTTCGCTTTAATTATCATGGCTTTTGCCTTTTATAAATATTTTATTCTGAAAACTTCTTTGGACTCCGTAGGTTTGATTTCGTTTGTTGTAATCGCGCAGCTGGCTCCTGCATTTTTCGGCGCGATTTTCTGGCGAAGAGGAAGCTATAAAGGTGCTGTTACAGGACTAATTGCAGGGCTAATTATATGTTATTTCGGATTAATTATCCCTCAGTATTATTTCTCCTACAATCAGGAATTCAAAGGTGTCCTGAGAGACATGTACAATTTTTTTGATTTTTTTACTATTCCGTATCTTGACAGGATTCCCCAGATCTTCTTCTGGTCTTTATTGGTTAATGGTGGGCTATTTGCAATAATCTCAGTGAGCATCAAAGGAAATTACCGTGAAAGAAACTTTGCCGAACTGTACGTGGATATTGACAAATACATTCAGAATCACGAAAATGCATTCATCTGGCGTGGTAAAGCCTACGTTTCGGATATTAAAAATATTTTGGAAAGGTTTTTAGGCAAAGATAAAACAGAACAGGCTTTAAGAATTTTCAATTTAAAGTATGGAATTGATTCCCAAACGGAAACTGCAGATTCCAGATTTATTAAATTCTCAGAAAATTTACTTGCCGGAAGAATAGGAACCGCTTCTGCAAAAATCTTAATTGAAGGCGTAACAAAAGAAGATAAAATTTCCTTAAAAGAGGTTTTAAATATTTTAGAAGAATCTAAAGAAAATATTTCCCTGAATAAAAAACTGACCGAGCAATCGGAAGAGCTGCAAAAGTTGTCTAATGATCTTAGAAATGCCAACGAAAACCTCATCATCAAAGACCGCCAGAAAGATGATTTCCTTGATTCCGTAGCCCATGAATTAAGAACACCGATTACGGCAATCCGCTCAGCAGGGGAAATTTTAGCAGATGATGATGATATTCCACCGGAAATAAAGAAGGAGTTCTTGAATAATATCATCACAGAATCTGACCGGCTGAGCGAAATTATCAACGATATTCTGTATCTTGATAAACTGGAACATGGAGACATAACATTACATATCAGTGAAAATAATATTTTAGAAACTTATAAGAAAGCATTGAATCCGCTTCTGCATCTTATCCAGAATAAAAAGATCCATCTGAGCGAGGTGAACCTTTTAAATGAATTTTTATTTGAATATGATGAAGCCAGAATGATACAACTTTTCCAGAATATTTTGGGAAATGCTTTGAAATTCACGGACGAACAGGGAACAATTCAGACTAAATTATCGGAAAAGGATAACGAGCTGATTATTAAAGTATTCAATACCGGAAAACATATTCCTGAAGAAGACCTGGAAATGATATTTGATAAATTCTACCAGTCTAAAAACCAGAATATTTTAAAACCTACGGGAAGCGGACTAGGACTGGCGATCTGCAAAAAAATCGCCGAGGCACAAGGAGGAACCATAAAAGCGGAAAACAGCGGATTGGGGGTAACTTTTACAGTTACTTTACCCAATGGAAATCGTGAATGA